The proteins below come from a single Balaenoptera acutorostrata chromosome 2, mBalAcu1.1, whole genome shotgun sequence genomic window:
- the QTRT1 gene encoding queuine tRNA-ribosyltransferase catalytic subunit 1, which yields MAAVASPTSLESAPRIMRVVAECSRSRARAGELRLPHGPVATPVFMPVGTQATMKGITAEQLDALGCRICLGNTYHLGLRPGPELIQKARGLHGFMNWPHNLLTDSGGFQMVSLVSLSEVTEEGVRFRSPYDGDETLLSPERSVEIQNALGSDIIMQLDDVVSSTMTGPRVEEAMYRSIRWLDRCIAAHQRPDKQNLFAIIQGGLDADLRATCLKEMTKRDVPGFAIGGLSGGESKGQFWRMVALSTSRLPKDKPRYLMGVGYATDLVVCVALGCDMFDCVFPTRTARFGSALVPTGNLQLKKKQYEKDFRPIDPECACPTCQKHSRAFLHTLLHSDNTAALHHLTVHNIAYQLRLMSAVRASIVEKRFPDFVRDFMGTMYGDPTLCPSWATEALASVGITLG from the exons ATGGCGGCAGTCGCCAGCCCGACTTCCCTGGAGTCGGCTCCGCGCATCATGAGAGTGGTGGCCGAGTGTAGCCGCTCTAGGGCCCGGGCAGGGGAGCTGCGGCTGCCACATGGGCCGGTGGCTACTCCAGTGTTCATGCCAGTGGGCACGCAGGCCACCATGAAGGGCATCACGGCCGAGCAACTGGACGCGCTGGGCTGCCGCATCTGCCTGGGCAACACCTACCATTTGGGTCTGAGGCCG GGCCCCGAGCTGATCCAGAAAGCCCGCGGTCTCCACGGCTTTATGAATTGGCCACACAATCTGCTGACG GACAGCGGCGGCTTCCAGATGGTGTCCCTGGTGTCCCTGTCCGAAGTGACGGAGGAGGGCGTCCGCTTCCGCTCCCCTTACGACGGTGACGAGACCCTTCTGAGCCCCGAGAGATCCGTAGAGATCCAGAACGCGCTGG GCTCAGACATCATCATGCAGCTGGATGATGTGGTCAGCAGCACTATGACGGGGCCACGTGTGGAAGAGGCCATGtacag ATCAATCCGCTGGCTGGACCGGTGCATTGCAGCCCATCAGCGGCCGGACAAACAGAACCTCTTCGCCATCATCCAGGGTGGGCTGGATGCGGATCTCCGGGCCACCTGCCTCAAAG AGATGACCAAGAGAGACGTGCCAGGCTTCGCCATCGGGGGCCTGAGCGGGGGTGAGAGCAAGGGCCAGTTCTGGAGGATGGTGGCGCTGAGCACCTCAAGGCTGCCTAAGGACAAGCCCCGATACCTGATGGGGGTCGG CTATGCCACTGATCTGGTGGTCTGCGTGGCTCTCGGATGCGACATGTTTGACTGCGTCTTCCCCACACGGACAGCG CGCTTTGGCTCTGCCCTGGTGCCCACGGGGAACCTGCAGCTGAAGAAGAAACAATATGAGAAAGACTTCCGCCCCATAGACCCAGAGTGTGCCTGTCCCACCTGCCAGAA GCACAGCCGGGCCTTCCTGCACACACTGCTCCATAGCGACAACACCGCGGCCCTGCACCACCTCACTGTCCACAACATCGCCTATCAG cTGCGGCTGATGAGCGCTGTGCGCGCCAGCATTGTGGAGAAGCGCTTCCCCGACTTCGTGAGGGACTTTATGGGCACCATGTATGGGGACCCCACCCTCTGTCCCTCCTGGGCCACTGAAGCCCTGGCCTCTGTGGGAATCACACTGGGTTGA